The Sporomusaceae bacterium FL31 sequence TCCAGATTGGTAGCCCCTTTTCCGCGCAGAACATTTTTAAAATAATCCAGCTGCCGGTCCCGCAAGACTAGGGTATTCGAGTCTAAGCGTTCATCCGACTTGCCATCCAGATTGAGCGGCAGGATAATCTTCTCGATATTCGCATTCTCATTGACCGCAGCAACGTTTCCTGACACGACTTTCAGTGCAATTTGCTGGCTTTGACCGTTGCAGGCTACAGTGACAGAATAGGTACCAGGCTGGATATCGTCCGCCACTTTGACTGTAAGCAGGTCAAACCACTGGCTGTACCCGCCTTCTAAGAAGAGCTGGCGCGCCAGTATGGCCTGGCCATCCCGCCGGTACAACTGCCAGTTGTCATGTTGTCCCACCGGTTCAACTCCGGCCGGCAGTGTGATGATCACCTGCTGTTCCTGAGCTGCTAAGCCACGGTTTTCAATACTGAATAAAGCCTGGAGTTGTTCACCGCTTTTCACTGCTCCATAATTTTTGCCCAGATAATAGGGCAATTGCAGCGAAAAAACAATATCCTCCCTGACACTTCCAGCCGCCGTCGCACAGCCAAGAAAGATAAGCAGGGCCAGCAGCAGACCGCATGTGTATTTCTTCAAATTCTTCTCTCCTTATAAACAAAAATAACCTACCCTTCACGCTTCGGAAGGGTAGGTTATTTTATTGAGATCAATCATAAATAAATTCCGGCAGTTGGTAACCGCCGGAAAGGATGAACTCGCTAAGAATCGCCTTCCCATCGCTCGTGGGTAAAAACGGTGATTGACAGACAGGCAGTTCTCCTGGCTCTAGATCATCGCTTGTCCAAACCTTCCCAAGACGTATATCTCAGTGGCATTCCTTGGATTCGCTCCCTATTACAGTGGCGGGACCGCGCCGGCATTTTCACCGGACTTCCCTATTAAGCCTCTTAAGGCACCTATCTCCATAGTATGTAGTTATATGCAATGATCCTAACCAGCAATAAAAAGTCTATCTTCAAGTCCAACTCAATAAGCTAGGAAGTAGAAGCTTATTCAAAAATCCGCTTCTTGATCGCACAGAAACTGTGACCATTTAAATTCATTCTTCATGCTAACAAACTTTGGCGTGTCTGTCAATAATACAACCCTAGCATATCCCGCATGCATGACCCCGTACATGCAGATTGTTTTGCCTCAGCCTTCTGTCGCCCACAACTTGCGCATGACAACCGGATATTCTTCCTGCAGGTGCTGCAAAAGCATGTCGATACTCAGGCTGATCAGCTCAGGCTCAAACCGGCCGGGAGTTGAAGGCAGACAGCAGGCAAGAATAAGCTCATTCTCTGCACTAATAAAATATTTAAACAATTTATAAGTTTTGTTCAGTTCGTTTACATGGTTCAGCAGGCTTTGACCAGTTTTCTCCGGAATCGCAGCCACTACCCGTACCTGAATCAGGGTATAAATGCTGTCATCAGTCATGATCATCATGGGCAGTTGCTGACCGCTGATGTCCAGGCTGGCACGAAAGACCACCGTATTGATTTCATTGCCAGTTTCCTGCTCGGCAAAACAGGTAATCTGATTAACTGTTAAAAACTCTCGGAACTTAATGGCTTTTTGATTTTGCATCTCTTTTCTCCTTATCAACAATGCTTCTGGCAGGCTGTCTGTGACAACCTGCCAGTCTTATCTTTTTTACGTGAATTTGCCTAAATCAGCTGTCCATAATCAACTTTTAAGTAAATCTATGAGACCTGTCATTTAATTCGAAGAGCCCTTGTACTTTGGAAATCGCGCTTTGCCTCTTATTCCTAACACTCATATCGGATAACCTTCAATACTATCGAAGCTTTCTACCCAATCCCGTCGATCGCAGGCTATAAGGGTTTGAAACAGGCAGTTCTCCTGGCTCCGGATTGTTGCTCTTCCGCTCCTTCCCAAAGCGATTGCTTCAGTGGTGAAGTACCCTATCTTAGTACCTATGCGGAATTACTCCCCGTTACAGTGGCGGGACCGCGCCGGCATTTCACCGGTCTTCCCTATTAAGCTCTCTAAAGAGCACCCGCTTCAATAATATGATTCATTCTATGAATTCTGTTTGAATTCAACCTGGGAATAAAAAAACTCCCGTGTAAGCGGGAGTACTACACTGCAACCTATCTATCTTATTCTGCAGTATAATCTCCTCCCTATCCTTCGTAGGTCAAACGGCGATTGTTAAATAGGCAGTTCTCCTGACTTCGGATCTTGGCTACCTTCCGCGCCTTCCCAAAGCAATGCTTCAGTGGCCGAACGCATATCGTTCATGCGGAATTGCTCCCCGTTACAGTGGCGGGACCGTGCCGGCATTTCACCGGTCTTCCCTATTAAGCCCTAAAGGGCACCTATTTCTAACCATATAGATTTGTACTTGGGTGATTAATCTTCAAAAAAGCTACTTGTCCCATAATCCAACTGAATTTTGGCAATCAGCTCGGCCCGTGACTTAACCCCAGTTTTAGTAAACAAATTTCTAATATGTGATTTAACCGTTTCAATACCAATACACAACATCGTACTAATTTGTTTATTGGTCTTTCCCTGAGCAATAGCCTGAAGAATTTCTTTTTCGCGTGGCGTCAATTCAACAAGATGATAGGTTGATTCATTGACAGCATGGTCATCAAAAGCGATAAAAAGATACATCTTCATGCCTTGATGAAAAGAAAAACAATTATAGCGAATCATATGAGCTGAATGAATTAACATCCCACTGTGGTTGCACAAAGCAGTGTTTACTGTCGTAATCATCTGAAACATCTTATCAAATATAGACTCAAATTGACGGTATAACATCTGATCACCCACAGCAAAAAGCTTGCATGCCTGTTCATTCATATAGACAATTTCCAGGTCAGGATTGACAATACAAACCCCTTGATCAGATCGATGCATAAACTCCCAACATTTCAATTCCATCATTTTTTCAGCACCCTCAACCCCTTCGGAATGGATAGCAATGCGGAAACACTAAGGTAACAACGAATGTTAGGAATAACTGTGAGATTGTGATTTTTGACACAAAGCGACTTCTCTTTCAAGAATATTCCAAGTTGTGTCTAGCGTAAATCCCTCAAATGGGGGATTTAGGATTTAATTTCAATTTTTATTCTTAGTTCTAAATAGAGGCTTATTATCTTGATAGCTCCCGTTTTCGCGAGCAATCAGGATTTTTCACAATGTTTTCAGCCATTGAAAGAGTTAACATCATGCATAAGAAACTGTTTTAGCATCTGCCGTAAGCACCTTATTGACCAAAGAAAAAGGATGTGGAATGCATCACTAGATCAGATGCAGCACCTGCGCTCTAACAATCTCTATGACACCGTTTTTTTGTAAACCTTGACAATATCATACATGGCCTCAGC is a genomic window containing:
- a CDS encoding DNA-binding response regulator; its protein translation is MMELKCWEFMHRSDQGVCIVNPDLEIVYMNEQACKLFAVGDQMLYRQFESIFDKMFQMITTVNTALCNHSGMLIHSAHMIRYNCFSFHQGMKMYLFIAFDDHAVNESTYHLVELTPREKEILQAIAQGKTNKQISTMLCIGIETVKSHIRNLFTKTGVKSRAELIAKIQLDYGTSSFFED